The following DNA comes from Candidatus Methylacidiphilum fumarolicum.
ATATTCAAAAAGGCGGAACTGTTCGATGTGAAGCCCACTTTTATTGATTAGCGATTTAATTTCTTCAGAACTCAATAGGAAAGGTGAAAATGAAAATTCAAAGGCATTTTTAACGTATTTTCTTACGGATTGCTCGACTAGTTCCCGAATCGTAGTTTTGTAATTTTTATCACCCGTTGATATTCCAACTCTTCCCCCAGGCTTTAAAATTCTTTTTATCTGTTCTAAAGCCTCTGCTTTGTTCTCTATCCAGTGAAAAACACTATTCAAAAGGATACAATCAAAAGAATTTTCTTGGAACCGATGCAAATCCAAAGTTCCCCCCACTTCAAAAAAAAGATTTTTCGTTTCTTTTTCTTTTGCAATTTTGATCCTATAGGGCAATGGATCAATTCCAATAATTTTCCCACCTCTCAGTAATTCTGAAATGTATTGAGTCAGTCTTCCTGTGCCACACCCAATGTCTAACACAAAGTCTGATGACTTTATTTTAAGCATGTTAATGAGGACCTTGCCATGGAAGAATTGTGAATCGCTAAATTTTTCGTAGCTCTCGGCAAGTTCAATAGAATCTAAATCAAAACGAAGCTGCATAAATACAAAAATACAAAGTATACTGATACCCTACAAAAGAATAAAACGATAGAAGGTTTCGAATAATTTTCCTTCCATTCTTTTATTCTTCGTTTCTTTTTCCTTATTTTCTATGTAAAAGATT
Coding sequences within:
- a CDS encoding class I SAM-dependent methyltransferase is translated as MQLRFDLDSIELAESYEKFSDSQFFHGKVLINMLKIKSSDFVLDIGCGTGRLTQYISELLRGGKIIGIDPLPYRIKIAKEKETKNLFFEVGGTLDLHRFQENSFDCILLNSVFHWIENKAEALEQIKRILKPGGRVGISTGDKNYKTTIRELVEQSVRKYVKNAFEFSFSPFLLSSEEIKSLINKSGLHIEQFRLFEYSTFSHSPEALITFLESSSFGNFLSQIPLEHKSQILADIKRDLEKLRTPKGIERKHLCILVVATKSER